A genomic segment from Thermotoga neapolitana DSM 4359 encodes:
- a CDS encoding bifunctional 3,4-dihydroxy-2-butanone-4-phosphate synthase/GTP cyclohydrolase II yields MESLREFFESGKPAVLVDRKRENEADFVFPAQLITEEVANFFVTHGKGLFCVAADEEDLLRRGFVKLSSNYQANYFLPVDWGSGTGISASERAETCRKVAEGKFFHEFRYPGHVAVLGGVGFQRRQGHTEASLEIVQLAGYNRYAVIIEILSDRGDSHDLDFVFRLAEKFSLPVLEMEEVWQEFIRKKQLITKKAEANLPTDFGVFKIVSFENHLDNKEHFAVVKEPFGEVVPVRIHSECVTGDVLSSLKCDCGSQLANFLRYMSAHGGILIYLRQEGRGIGLSNKIAAYSLQDKGLDTVEANRVLGFSEDERDYAPAAQILKALGIERVLLFTNNQRKTVGLEKYGIEVVETKRLYGRVTPHNRFYLSTKMKKLGHELEEIFREVNS; encoded by the coding sequence GTGGAAAGTCTGAGAGAATTCTTCGAGAGTGGTAAACCCGCCGTTCTTGTTGACAGAAAGAGAGAAAACGAAGCGGATTTTGTCTTTCCGGCCCAACTGATCACAGAAGAGGTTGCAAATTTCTTCGTCACCCACGGAAAAGGGCTTTTCTGTGTAGCAGCCGACGAAGAAGACCTTCTAAGAAGGGGCTTTGTAAAGCTTTCCTCCAACTACCAAGCCAACTACTTCTTGCCAGTGGACTGGGGAAGTGGAACGGGAATTTCCGCATCCGAAAGGGCAGAAACGTGCAGGAAGGTAGCAGAAGGAAAGTTCTTCCACGAGTTCAGATACCCGGGGCATGTTGCAGTACTCGGAGGCGTGGGGTTTCAGCGGCGCCAGGGACACACGGAGGCATCTTTAGAAATTGTACAACTGGCAGGATACAACCGGTATGCGGTGATAATTGAGATCCTGAGCGATCGAGGAGATTCCCATGATCTGGATTTTGTCTTTCGCCTCGCAGAAAAATTCTCACTTCCTGTTCTGGAAATGGAAGAGGTCTGGCAGGAATTCATAAGGAAAAAACAGCTCATAACGAAGAAGGCAGAAGCCAACCTTCCAACGGATTTTGGTGTCTTTAAAATCGTCTCCTTTGAGAATCATCTTGACAACAAAGAACATTTTGCCGTCGTCAAAGAACCCTTTGGAGAAGTAGTTCCGGTGCGAATTCACTCAGAGTGTGTAACAGGAGACGTTCTTTCATCTTTGAAGTGTGACTGTGGTTCACAACTTGCGAATTTTCTCAGATACATGTCAGCTCACGGAGGTATCCTGATCTATTTGAGACAGGAAGGGAGAGGAATCGGCCTTTCGAACAAAATTGCAGCCTATTCTCTTCAGGACAAAGGTTTGGACACGGTGGAGGCAAACAGAGTTCTTGGTTTTTCTGAAGACGAAAGAGATTACGCACCGGCAGCGCAGATCTTGAAAGCCCTTGGCATCGAAAGGGTTCTTCTCTTCACCAACAACCAAAGAAAGACGGTTGGTCTTGAAAAATACGGGATCGAAGTTGTCGAAACGAAGAGACTGTACGGAAGAGTAACACCTCACAACAGGTTCTATCTTTCGACAAAAATGAAAAAGCTCGGACACGAACTCGAAGAAATCTTCAGGGAGGTGAATTCATGA
- a CDS encoding riboflavin synthase, which translates to MFTGIIQRVEEGVFREGRLFFKRTWEVEVGESVAVNGVCLTVSGVSENEYWFDVGEETKRRTNLSVSRFYNLEKALTFGSSVSGHLVTGHVDGVVRFVGSERRGGSVFMFFSMPEERWAVVPRGSIALNGVSLTVVETSLDTFSVQVIPHTFHNTNLRFLIPGDPVNYEIDIIARYLKGVIESGKSERILREW; encoded by the coding sequence GTGTTCACGGGGATAATCCAGAGGGTAGAAGAGGGTGTGTTCAGGGAAGGGAGATTATTTTTCAAAAGAACGTGGGAAGTTGAGGTGGGAGAAAGCGTGGCCGTGAACGGAGTGTGTTTGACTGTTTCTGGAGTCTCAGAGAACGAGTACTGGTTCGATGTGGGAGAAGAAACAAAAAGAAGGACGAATCTTTCTGTGTCTCGATTCTACAACCTCGAGAAGGCATTAACTTTTGGAAGCAGTGTGAGTGGTCATCTGGTTACAGGGCACGTAGACGGTGTAGTACGGTTTGTTGGCTCAGAAAGGCGGGGCGGCAGTGTTTTCATGTTCTTTTCCATGCCAGAAGAAAGGTGGGCTGTGGTTCCCAGAGGTTCCATTGCACTGAACGGAGTGAGTCTCACCGTTGTTGAAACGTCTCTGGATACCTTCAGCGTCCAGGTGATTCCACACACCTTTCATAACACGAATCTTCGGTTTCTGATTCCGGGAGATCCTGTCAACTACGAAATAGACATCATCGCACGTTATCTGAAGGGAGTGATAGAGAGTGGAAAGTCTGAGAGAATTCTTCGAGAGTGGTAA
- the ribD gene encoding bifunctional diaminohydroxyphosphoribosylaminopyrimidine deaminase/5-amino-6-(5-phosphoribosylamino)uracil reductase RibD has protein sequence MYERFMKRAIELAKKGLGRVNPNPPVGAVVVKEGRIISEGFHPYFGGPHAERVAIESAKRKGEDLTGTTLVVTLEPCDHHGKTPPCTDLIIESGIKKVVIGMRDPNPVSGSGVEKLKKHGIEVVEGVLEEEVKKLCEFFITYVTENRPFIALKYASTLDGKIADAEGNSKWITQDLRHKAHEMRNVYSAVLVGARTVLKDDPRLTCRLKGGRNPTRVILDRRGILSGGSYRVFEDNARVIVFTENKEAKYPVHVEKVLNDCSVGGILKVLYEKGVDSVLVEGGSEVLGEFLEYADVVFAFYSTKVFGEGLDVFSGYRSSVSDPPRFRIVRSEHTDTELFLEMRPCSRG, from the coding sequence GTGTACGAAAGGTTCATGAAAAGAGCAATAGAACTTGCAAAGAAAGGGCTTGGAAGAGTGAATCCCAATCCTCCCGTCGGTGCCGTTGTAGTGAAGGAAGGAAGGATCATATCGGAAGGGTTTCATCCCTATTTTGGTGGGCCACACGCCGAACGGGTGGCGATAGAAAGCGCGAAAAGGAAAGGGGAAGATCTAACTGGAACCACCCTTGTGGTCACCCTTGAGCCCTGTGATCATCATGGGAAAACCCCTCCGTGCACAGACTTGATCATCGAAAGCGGGATAAAAAAAGTAGTAATCGGAATGAGAGATCCCAACCCTGTTTCAGGAAGTGGTGTGGAAAAACTCAAAAAACACGGAATAGAAGTGGTCGAAGGAGTGCTGGAAGAAGAGGTGAAAAAACTCTGCGAGTTTTTCATCACGTACGTAACAGAAAACAGGCCTTTCATCGCTTTGAAATACGCTTCAACTCTTGACGGAAAGATAGCCGACGCTGAAGGCAACTCCAAATGGATCACACAGGACCTGAGACACAAAGCCCATGAGATGAGAAACGTGTATTCTGCCGTTCTTGTCGGTGCCAGAACCGTTCTGAAAGATGATCCCAGACTGACCTGCAGACTGAAAGGTGGAAGAAATCCCACAAGGGTAATCCTCGATCGCAGGGGGATTTTGAGCGGAGGAAGTTACAGAGTATTTGAAGACAACGCTCGAGTGATCGTTTTCACAGAAAACAAAGAAGCAAAATATCCGGTCCATGTGGAAAAAGTGCTGAATGATTGCTCTGTGGGTGGTATCCTGAAAGTCCTCTACGAGAAAGGTGTGGACTCTGTTCTTGTGGAGGGAGGTTCTGAGGTGCTCGGAGAGTTTCTCGAATACGCAGATGTAGTTTTTGCATTTTACTCTACGAAGGTATTCGGAGAAGGTTTGGATGTTTTTTCTGGCTACAGATCCTCCGTGAGTGATCCACCAAGGTTCAGAATAGTGCGATCAGAGCACACCGACACAGAACTTTTCCTGGAGATGAGACCGTGTTCACGGGGATAA
- the aglA gene encoding alpha-glucosidase AglA, translating into MPAVKIGIIGAGSAVFSLRLVSDLCKTPGLSGSTVTLMDIDEERLDAVLTIAKKYVEEVGADLKFEKTTSVDEAIADADFVINTAMVGGHTYLEKVRRISEKYGYYRGIDAQEFNMVSDYYTFSNYNQLKYFVDIARKIERLSPKAWYLQAANPVFEGTTLVTRTVPIKAVGFCHGHYGVMEIVEKLGLEENRVDWQVAGVNHGIWLNRFRYNGEDAYPLLDRWISEKSKDWKPENPFNDQLSPAAIDMYRFYGVMPIGDTVRNSSWRYHRDLETKKKWYGEPWGGADSEIGWKWYQDTLGKVTEITKKVAKFIKENPSARLSDLGSVLGKDLSEKQFVLEVEKILDPEKKSGEQHIPFIDALLNDNRSRFVINIPNKGIIQGIDDDVVVEVPAVVDRDGIHPEKIAPPLPERVVKYYLRPRIMRMEMALEAFLTGDIRIIKEVLYRDPRTKSDEQVEKVIEEILSLPENEEMRKNYLKK; encoded by the coding sequence GTGAAGATCGGTATCATCGGAGCAGGAAGTGCCGTTTTCTCACTGAGGCTCGTGAGCGACCTTTGCAAAACTCCCGGTCTTTCCGGAAGTACCGTTACCCTCATGGACATCGACGAAGAAAGGCTAGATGCGGTTCTGACCATAGCAAAAAAGTACGTTGAAGAAGTGGGAGCCGACCTGAAGTTTGAAAAGACAACAAGCGTAGACGAAGCCATCGCTGATGCGGATTTTGTGATAAACACAGCGATGGTGGGTGGCCACACCTATCTTGAAAAGGTCAGAAGGATCAGCGAAAAGTACGGATACTACAGAGGAATAGACGCGCAGGAGTTCAACATGGTCTCCGACTACTACACGTTTTCAAACTACAACCAGCTCAAGTACTTCGTGGATATCGCAAGGAAAATAGAGAGACTCTCTCCAAAGGCGTGGTATCTGCAGGCGGCAAATCCTGTCTTTGAAGGAACAACCCTTGTGACAAGAACGGTTCCCATAAAGGCAGTGGGATTCTGCCATGGACACTACGGCGTGATGGAGATCGTAGAGAAACTGGGGCTGGAAGAAAACAGGGTAGACTGGCAGGTTGCCGGTGTGAACCACGGAATATGGTTGAACAGGTTCAGATACAACGGCGAGGATGCGTACCCACTTCTAGATAGATGGATCAGTGAAAAATCGAAAGACTGGAAACCAGAGAACCCCTTCAACGACCAGCTCTCTCCCGCTGCGATAGACATGTACAGATTCTACGGTGTGATGCCCATCGGTGACACCGTGAGAAACTCTTCGTGGAGGTACCACAGGGATCTTGAGACCAAGAAGAAATGGTACGGTGAACCCTGGGGAGGAGCAGATTCTGAAATAGGCTGGAAATGGTACCAGGACACACTTGGAAAGGTAACGGAGATCACAAAGAAGGTGGCAAAGTTCATCAAAGAAAATCCGTCCGCGAGGCTCTCCGACCTTGGAAGTGTTCTTGGAAAGGATCTTTCGGAAAAACAGTTCGTCCTTGAAGTGGAAAAGATTCTCGATCCTGAAAAAAAGAGCGGTGAACAGCACATTCCTTTCATCGATGCCCTGCTCAACGACAACAGAAGTAGATTTGTGATAAACATTCCAAACAAAGGTATCATACAGGGTATCGACGACGATGTGGTTGTTGAAGTTCCAGCAGTTGTGGACAGGGACGGTATCCATCCAGAAAAGATCGCCCCACCACTTCCAGAACGTGTGGTGAAGTATTATCTGAGACCGAGGATCATGAGAATGGAGATGGCACTCGAAGCGTTCCTCACGGGTGATATAAGGATCATAAAAGAAGTTCTCTACAGAGACCCAAGGACAAAGAGTGACGAACAGGTAGAGAAGGTGATAGAAGAAATCCTTTCTCTTCCAGAAAACGAAGAGATGAGAAAGAATTATCTGAAAAAATAA